One window from the genome of bacterium encodes:
- a CDS encoding DUF1801 domain-containing protein, translating into MNSKKPETIDEYIAGFPLEVQKILQKIRATIQKAAPAATETISYQIPTFVLHGNLVHFAAWKTHIGFYPASSGVHQFVQELASYEIAKGTIKFPLDKPIPYPLITKIVKFRVKENLAASSAKITKK; encoded by the coding sequence ATGAACAGTAAGAAACCGGAAACCATCGATGAATATATCGCTGGGTTTCCTCTTGAGGTGCAGAAGATTTTGCAGAAAATTCGCGCTACGATCCAGAAAGCAGCGCCTGCTGCAACCGAAACGATTAGCTATCAAATTCCGACCTTCGTTCTCCACGGGAACCTGGTTCACTTCGCAGCATGGAAAACCCACATCGGTTTTTATCCCGCATCCTCCGGTGTCCATCAGTTTGTCCAGGAATTAGCTTCCTACGAAATCGCGAAGGGCACCATCAAATTTCCGCTCGACAAACCGATTCCCTACCCCCTCATCACCAAAATTGTGAAGTTTCGAGTGAAAGAAAATCTTGCTGCTTCGAGTGCGAAAATAACAAAGAAGTAG